The sequence TGATGTTAAACTTAATTTTATTGCCTGTTTTCCAATCAAAATAGATCCAGGGCATAATCATCGGAACTCCAAACGCAGTGGTCAGAACGGGTCCTAAGCCAAGAGCCAGGTTAGGATTAAAATTCTTGATAAAAAGTACTCCACCCTGTCCTAAAACATCATCAAAATCTACATTTTCAAGATCTGTATAGACGCCGACTGATGCCGTCATCATCATGCTCCATTTTCCACCTAAAGGTCTTAAATGTTGCAAACCGACCTGAGCGTTCAGCATTTGATCAGGAAACAGCTGAGTTTCATAGTTTCTGTGAGACATTTTAGCGTAAGAACCATTGGCGAGTAAAGACCACGACTTCACTTTACCATCCTCATTTTTCTTCATTGATAATGGAATATTAAAGCTTAGATCTACCCTTTTAAAATCACTCTTCGAATCCGTTTTCACACTATCCTCCGGACGGATATAGCTAGAGTGTGGAATATATTCTGTTTTAAGCTCCCCGGAAATTCCGGTCTGTGCATTTACCCAACAATTGAAATGGGTCAAACAATAAAAAGCAGTCAAAAGACCTTTCTTCATAATTAAAAAATTTATGCAAAGAGAGGTCTTCGTTTCTTTTTTACAAAAATTACTTGATTAAGTGTCGAGATGCTATGATGAGTTGGAATAATGGAAGGATGAGATAAAACTGATATTGCTTTTAATTTGTTTTCTTATGAATTTTATTCTCCGGATTTTTTACAACATTTTTCACAAATCGTTCTTCACATGCTCCAAATTTTATAAAATTTTCCCTGCCTTTTTCTAAAGTCATATGATTCGGATGACTAATTTTTTTCAAATCAAAACATCCATCATCTTCCCAAAAACAAGCTTTACATATATTGTAATTTCCTCTTTCCTTTAGAGTAAAATATCCACAACAATAGCATTGAACGCTTAAATTGTTATTTGGTTCATCCATACATTTAAAATCAACAAAAAAGCCACTACAAATAATGCAGTGGCTTCACAATATTTAAAATTAAATTTTAACCGTTTTGCTGATTGCTTAAAAAAGCATCCCAACCTTGTGCTGTCAACGCAACCAATTGATTAGAACCTCTTGCTACCATAAAATTCCCTTCTTCCTTATCAACAGCATGGCCAATGATGCTAAAATCAGGATGATTTCTCATCTTTTCAAAATCATTTGGAGAAATCGTGAACAATAATTCATAATCTTCTCCACCGCTTAATGCCGTCATCACTGGATTTAAATTCAAATCATCCGCCGTTGTAATCGTCAGATTATCCATCGGAATTTTCTCTTCATACAATCTGAAACCAACTTTCGACTGGTCAGAAAGATGCAGAATTTCCGAAGCCAAGCCGTCAGAAATATCAATCATAGAAGTTGGTTTGATATCTAATTGCTCTAAAATTCCTTTTACATCGGTTCTTGCTTCCGGTTTCAATTGTCTTTCCAAGATATAATCAAAACCTTCCATTTCAGGCTGCATGTTTGGGTCTGCTAAGAAAACGGCATGTTCTCTTTCCAAAATTTGAAGTCCCATATAAGCGCCACCCAAATCTCCACTTACTACAAGCAAATCATTTGGTTTTGCGCCGCTTCTTTTCACGATATTTTCTTCATCTTCAATTCCGACAGCAGTAATGCTCATGACCAAACCTGCATTGGAACTTGTTGTATCTCCACCGATTAAATCAACTTTATATCTTCCGCAAGCCGCCTGAATTCCGGCATACAATTCTTCCAAAGCTTCCACGGGAAAACGGTTTGAAACTGCAAGAGAAACCAAGATCTGCGTAGGCGTTGCATTCATCGCAGCAATATCACTAAGATTTACCACAACAGCTTTGTAGCCTAAATGCTTCAATGGAACATATCCTAAATTGAAATGAACTCCTTCCGCCAAAACGTCAGTCGTTAAAACTACTTTCTTGTTTCCGGGATTGATTACAGCGGCATCATCTCCTACTCCAAGTTCCGAAGACTCGTTGGATAAAGGAAAAAATTCCGTTAGGTGTTTTATCAGTCCAAACTCTCCTAATTTAGAGATTGGCGTTAATTCTGGTTCTTTATCTTCAAACATAAATTTTATATAAGTAATTGGTAATTGGTAATGAGTAATTTTAAGTGCTGTCAATAAATTAAACTCAAGACCTTAAACAATAAGCTAAACAGCTAATAGCGATGGATCAATATTTTCCGGGCGGAAAGGAAGTTTTTTAAAATCTTCTCTCGTCATCAATATGGTTTCCGCAGTTTTGTATTTATTCATCGCTTCGACAACGTCATCTGGTGGGGAAGTCATTTTCCTCAACATGGTATCAATCCAAACTCCTGTCGCTTCTGAAGTGGCACAATGTGAACCATCAGGAAGATAAAACTTATGTACAAAACGGTAGATTGCAGCATCTTCTGCACACCCGTCGATTTCAAGGCTTACGATTACTTTTTGGTCTGCGAAAATTTCTTTAAAAAAGAAAATCTTTCGTGCATAATCACCGGACCAATTCCCCAACGGCTCATTTGGGTAACTCCCATTTTTTCTTTTTTCATAAAAGCCATTCTAGTCTGCGCGCAATATTGCACGTAAGACGAATTGGCAAGATGTTTATTAGCGTCTAGATCGCTCCAGCGTACTTCAAAGGTATGATAGAAAGTCATTTAATTTTGTTTAAAAGTGAATTATTGAATAGTAACCATCTGAAGTATCTGCAATGTTTGTCATTCCGTAGGAATCCAAACAAGACCATTTAAATCAGCTGAGATTCCTACGGAATGACAAACTAGATAAAGAATGAGAAAAAATACTTATTGTGGTTAATAATTTCGTTTAAAAATTCAAAAATTATAATCCTCAAAATTACTCAAATAAGATGGTTTATAAAAATTGTAGTTTTGTAAAAATAATCTTCAGCATAAGATTACATAGTTATGAAGCAAATTATCATTATCGGAGGTGGTGCAGCAGGATTTTTCTGTGCAGCAAATCTTGACGAAAAGAAATATAAAATCACCATTCTCGAACAAAATTCAGATGTACTCCAGAAGGTAAAAATTTCGGGAGGCGGAAGATGCAATGTTTCTCACGCATGTTTTGACCCAAAAGAATTGGTTCAGTTTTACCCTCGTGGAAATAAAGAATTACTCAGTGTTTTCACCAAGTTTCAACCTGGCGACACGATGAATTGGTTTGAAAAACGAAAAGTTTCGTTAAAAATTGAAAATGACAACAGAGTCTTCCCGGAAAGCAATTCTTCTCAAACAATTATCAATACTTTTCTGAATGAAATTCAACAGAAAAATGTTGAAGTGAAAACGAAATGTTCGGTAAAAGACATCATTAAAAAAGACGATCAATACTTAGTTTCAACAAGTTCGGGAGACTTTTTATGCGATTATGTCATCTACACCACAGGAAGCTCGCCGAAATCTTTAAAGATGCTTCAAAATTTGGGACATAAAATTATTGATTTGGTTCCTTCGCTTTTTACATTTAATATTAAAGATGATTTGCTGAAAGATCTTTTGGGAACAAGTTTTGAAATGGCAGAAACGTCGATCCCGAAATTAAAAACTGAGGAAAGCGGACCATTGTTAATTACGCATTGGGGACTTTCGGGACCTGCAATATTGAAAATTTCGGCTTGGGAAGCGATTAATCTGGCGAAAGTAAAATACAATTTTGAAGTTCAGGTTAATTTTATTTCAAAAGATATTAATGATGCAGAAGAATTATTTCAGAATTTTAAACAGTCAAATCCTAAGAAATTAATTGGATCATCGAAAATTTTTGAGGTGACGAATCGTTTTTGGCAAAGAATCTTGGAAGTTTCAAAAGTTGATTTAAATAAACAAATTGCCAACATTTCCGGAAAAGAAATACAGATGATTTTGGAAAATCTCTGCAAAAAGAAATTTCAGGTAACCGGAAAATCTACTTATAAAGATGAATTTGTGACTGCAGGTGGTGTAGATTTGAAGGAAATAAATTTTAAAAATATGTCTTCGAAATTGTTGACTAACTTTTATATTGCTGGAGAAGTTTTAAATATCGACGCAGTAACTGGTGGATTTAATTTTCAAGCTTGCTGGAGCGAGGCGTGGCTGATTGCACAGGATTTGAATAATTTAAACTAAAAAAATATGAAAAAAAATTTAGTCCTAATCTCATTTTTAGGCTTTACACTTGCTTTTTCTCAAGTACAGGAAGGAATAAAGGCAAGCCAATCTTCCAGAGAAACTTACGTTCCTGAAGCTGATATTCAACCTTCTTTTCCCGGTGGAATTAACGAGTTTAGAGGTAAAGTTGCACAAAAAATAAATATTAAAAAAATAAAAAATGCAACAGGGAAAGTAAACTCAACAGCCAAATTCGCAGTCAACATGCAAGGTAATATAGAAAGCATTACTGTGTTTGGAAATAATGATGATCTTAATAGCGAAGTAGAAAATGCAATAAAGTCAATAAAAACCAAGTGGAAACCTGCAACATACAAATCACACCCTGTGAAATATTGGTTTCAGCTTCCTTTTTCCGCTTTCATTGATTAATCATAAATGCTTTCAGCTAAAAAAAATATTCAGAATATCTCAAAAATCCTTTTAATAATCGGGTTCGGGTATTTCTTTTGGCAAATGCTGAAAATCACTTTAGAATATATTCCTTTAGACTCCAATGTCAGTTTTTTAATGATTAAACAAACTGAAGTCGTAGAAAGACCTGAATATTTATATTTTTTTTACAGCCATGTTTACACGAGTATTTTTGTTTTATTGGTAGGATTTCTGGCCATTCTAAGAAAAGATTTCGGATTGAAAAACTTTCATAGAAATGCCGGTAAAATTTATATTTTTTTGATCTTAATTTTTGCAGCACCTTCCGGAATTTATATGGGGATTTTTGCCAATGGTGGTTTTTTATCTAAAATTTCGTTCGTTATTTTAGGCTGCTTATGGTGGTTTACTACGTTAAAAGCTTATCAATTAGCCCGGCAAAAGAAATTTAAAGAACACAAACAATGGATGTGGCGAAGTTTTGCATTGACAATTTCTGCCATCACTTTGAGAATGTGGAAAGTAATTATTGTATATTTATTCCATCCAAACCCGATGGATGTTTATCAAATCATTGCGTGGCTCGGCTGGGTTCCGAATATTATTTTAATTGAATATTTAATCAGAAAAAAGCACATTTAATTTATATGAAAATTTTAAAATTAACTTTAATTGCTCTGTTTACAATTGGTTTGACAAGCTGTAAAAAAGACGCTACAACCGAAGAAAAATCTAAAGACAGTTTAACTGCTAAAAAAGATTCTGTCGTCATTCCCGAAGTTCATAAAGAATATTATGGAATTTATACAGGAGAATTTGCCGGAAAAGAGATGATGCATGATAATGAAGCTGATGAAGACTATGAAGGAATAAATATCAAAAGACTGTCTTTAAAAATTAACCGAATTACTCAAGATTCTGTGTATGGACAAAGTATTGTGAACGGAACACAAAGACCTTTCAGAGGTATTTTTAACGAGAGTTCTCAATCTTTTATTTTGGATGAACCAGGAAATGATAAAACCGATGGAAGATTTGAAGTTAAACTTAAAAACGACAGCATCACCGGAAAATGGACTGCTTTTAATAAATCTGCAGTAAAAGCTTCTTTGAAAAATTTAAAACTGATTAAAAAGAGTTTGTCTACAATCCGAATTTTATGCTGGATCAAAATTCTGAATTAATTGATTGGGAAAATCCGAGAGATTTTAAAGAAAAATATACCGACGAAGAAACAGGAAAAACAGAAACATACACCCAATCTAAAAATAGAGTTGCTTCTGATGCGGTTTTTAAAATCAATGCTTCAAAACAAAAACTGAGCGAAAAAGACATCAAAAACCTTCGAAAACTCGACATGGAAATCATTAAAAATTCGGTTTTCGCAAGACATGGTTATTCATTCAAAAAACAGACTTACAGAAACTTTTTTGAACAGACCGATTGGTACATTCCGGTTTCCAATAATGTTGACAGCGAGCTTTCCCCGATGGAAAAAGAAAATGTAGCTTTGCTGAATCGTTTTATAAAATATGCGGAGGATAAATATGATTCTTTTGGAAGGTAATTTTCCCGAAGATTAAACGGATTTTGAAGATTCGTTTTGATAAAATTTAATTTTAACCAAAAGATAAAGGATCAAACATCCCACTCCATAACATATAATATCAATCCACGAGAAAGAATTTCCGATAACAATATACATTAGGCTTCCCGGTTGGAAGCCTAATTTGTCTGCAATGTTGAAAAATTGAGCAAACTCTATCAGGCAAGAAAAAGCAAAAATTCCGAGAATTAATTTTGTGTTGTTGGTTATGAAAAAGCTTTTCACAAGAGTATATAAAAGCATGACAACTATGACATCTCCCAAATATGCTCGGATAAAGAATTGATCTTTTAAAACGGTGGCAATTAAAACCTCAACAAGGAAAATAAGGAGGGTTAAAAAGAAATATTTCAGGTTAAATTTAAATTTCATCGTGATTAATTTTGGCTAAAGTATTTGATTTTGTGTTAAAAAAAGAGCGGACTAAAGTCCGCCCAATATCTATATTTTATTTAAATATCCGAAATTATTTTTTCACTTTTATCGTGCATCCGATGGCAACGGTTTTATTCATTTTTATCGTTTGATTTTTAATTAAAGCATCCACAGCATCTTCTACATAACGCTCTGAAACATCATTCGGGTCTTCATAATTATTATCTACTGCTCCGATGTATTTCACGATATTTTTTCCATTTTCTTTCTGAAGAATAAAAACGTGCGGCGTTTTTGTCGCACCATATTGAGGATATATTTTCTGACCTTCATCCACCAAATACGGGAACGTAAAACCTTTTTCTTTGGCTCTTGTAATCATTTGCTGATAATCATCTTCAGGCTGTACATTCGGATCATTCGGGTTGATTGCAATCACGGGATATCCCTGAGATTTGTACTTTTTGTCAAGTGCTACAATTCTGTCTTCATACTTTTTTGCGTACGGACAGTGATTGCAGGTAAAAACAACGATAAAACCCTTGACTTTTTTAAAATCGCTCAGAGAAACCATTTTTCCGTCGACATTTTTTAGTTTAAAATCTGCTGCTTCATCCCCTACTTCATATCCTTTTGAAGACGAAATCTCACGCTTAGGATTTTCATTTTTATCGCTGTTGATTTTTGTAAAACTCAGTAATCCAAGCACTACAATAGCAGCTGTCGTTAAAATTTTAAAGTTTTTCATAGTATTTCGATTTTGTTTAATTTAAATTTTTCACAATCGTATTCTCCAACTCTTCTTTGCTCATTTCGCCATCATTGAAATGTACTTTTTCTCCATTTTTATAAAAAATCGTTACCGGAATATTTCCGTCCCAGTTTTTCTCGAAACGAGGAATCCAGGTATTCATTCTTTTAATATCATCCAATAAAACCACTTCCGCAGTGAGGTTTTTCTTTTTGATAAATTCAATCACACGTTCTTTATCTTTGGCTCTGTCTAAAGAAACTAACAGCATTTTATATTTGGGATTGCCCTTAAATTTTTCGTTGACTTCCATAAAATCCGGAAGTTCTTTCACACACGGAGCGCAGGTTGTCGACCAGAAATTTATAACCAATACTACATCTTTTTCTTTCTTAATCTTATTTTCTAACTGTTCATATTTAATCATAGGAATATCATTTATAATAATTTGTTCCTGTGAAAAATAAAAAGACATACTGAAAATCAATGCAATTAAACTCGAGAACTTCTTCATACTCAAAATTAGCGAATGAATCTGTATATCAATACGATACCGTTGTTAAACTTTGTTAATTAAATATTTTTGTTAAACTACGAATTTTATTCTCCCTTTTCTTTTACCTCCCTTCGGAATTAATAATTATAAAATTACCTTTTAAGTTCGTTTTTAGTTTAAATTTTTCTAAGCATTGGTACTAAGTTTGATACCTTTCAGCTAATTAACTACACATCTGGGAATTATTTTCAGAATCAGTGTTACTAATAAAATCAAATGGAATGAAAAAAGCGATTTTTTTGCTTGGCTTGTCTCTGGGAACATTTATTTATGCTCAGGAAACTGCCAATAAAAACACAATTGAAAACAATATATCAGAGATACCCAACTATAGTGAATTGGTAAAGAAAAAGATTAATTTAAAAGATGTTGTAACCTCTGCAGACAAAGCGCCCGAATTCCCTGGTGGTTTTGAAGTTTTTAAGCAAAAATATTTTGAAGGAATGCCCACTGTCAATCTAAAGCAAAATCAAAAGCTAGATACCCGCATTTATTTTGTTGTTGAGAAAGACGGCTATGTAAGAAATATTGCAGCTATCGGAAGCGACAAAAAACATGTAGAAGCAGCAGAATTAGGCGTTAAAAGAATTTTTACTCGCTGGAAACCAGCAATGATTGGAGACAAACCAGTACGTTATCTTTATACATTTCCTTTATCTTCGAGAAAGTTTTAATTGATTATTATTACACCTATTAAATCATCAATCTTAAACTTGTGATAAACTCTACAGATGATCGGTCGCTGATTTTCTTTCTTCTTTATAAGCAAAATAAGCCAGCCCACCATAATAAGAACCGAAAAGTAAAAACCTTCCAAAATTGGTCATTACTTTTCCATCGCCTCTGATTTCTGGATTTGTAATCCCCAAATATTCTAAAAAATTCTCGGCTAAAACAGTAATCAGAATAATCGGGAAGAGAAGTAAAATCTTAAGAAAACGAAACTTAAGTAACTTTCCTCTCTGCTCGTCTGAAAAATTAAATAAAAGATATTTATTCGCCAAAAAATAGAAAGAAAGGTATTAAAAACAATGGAGTTGAATCCCAATCCATTATAAAAATAAAACAGTCCGCTACAAAAAATCAGGGAAAGGAAAACGACACGGAATTTTTGAGGGAAAAATAAAAGAAAGATTACAGGAAAAAAAATCATCAGATCATAAAACCAAAGATCTACATATTGCTTTGCAACTTCTTTATCAATGTTTTTCCCAAACACCAAAATATAGAGATATTGACAACAAAGAACAACGTAGGATGCTGTGGTTTCATACTTCCAAAACGTCGGTTTTTTGTGAATAATACCTTTCATTTCCTACTTTCCAATCATCTTTTTAATGGAATTCAATTTCATCAAAGCTTCAATCGGCGTCAACGTATTAATGTCAATTTTCGTCAGCTCTTCTCTGATATTCTCCAGAACGGGATCATCAAGTTGAAAGAAAGAAAGCTGCATATTTTCTTCAGTTACTCTTTTGATGCTTTCAGAAGAACCACTTTGTGAACGGCTTGCTTCCAAAGTTTTAAGAATATCATTCGCTCTGTTCACAACTTTCGATGGCATTCCAGCCAATTTCGCAACGTGAATACCGAAACTATGCTCACTTCCACCCGGAATTAATTTTCTTAAGAAAATGATATTTCCTTTGTTTTCCTGAATAGAAACGTGGAAATTTTTCACTCGCTCGAAGTTGACAGTCATTTCATTCAGCTCATGATAATGCGTTGCAAATAGAGTCTTTGCCTGCGTCGGATGCTGATGAAGATATTCTGCAATAGCCCACGCAATCGAAACCCCGTCATACGTTGAAGTTCCACGACCGATTTCGTCTAATAAAATTAAGCTTCGGTCTGAAATATTATTTAAAATATAAGCCGCTTCATTCATTTCCACCATAAAAGTTGATTCTCCGGCAGAAATATTGTCGCTCGCCCCAACTCTTGTGAAAATTTTATCTAAAACTCCAATTTCCGCGTGTTTTGCAGGAACAAAACTTCCGATTTGAGCCATCAGACAAACAATTGCAGTCTGACGAAGAATTGCAGATTTACCCGCCATGTTGGGTCCGGTAACCATAATAATTTGTTGAGAATCTTTATCTAAAAAGATATCATTTGGAATATATTTTTCGCCTAAAGGAAGTGCGTTTTCAATGATCGGATGTCTCGCTTCTTTTAAATCGATTTTAAAACCATCATTTAAGACAGGTTTTGTATAACTTTCAGAAACCGCCAGCTCAGAAAGACCCACTGCAACATCAAGCTGCGCAATAATATTTGAATTTTCCTGAATTCTATCCATATAAATCATGGTATCTGAACAGACTTTTCGGTACAATTGATTTTCCAAAACAC comes from Chryseobacterium sp. 3008163 and encodes:
- a CDS encoding DUF6268 family outer membrane beta-barrel protein — encoded protein: MKKGLLTAFYCLTHFNCWVNAQTGISGELKTEYIPHSSYIRPEDSVKTDSKSDFKRVDLSFNIPLSMKKNEDGKVKSWSLLANGSYAKMSHRNYETQLFPDQMLNAQVGLQHLRPLGGKWSMMMTASVGVYTDLENVDFDDVLGQGGVLFIKNFNPNLALGLGPVLTTAFGVPMIMPWIYFDWKTGNKIKFNINFPEGMEAGYQFTDKFALKAVVGLNGMTVERNKDGKSVLLGYQQITAGLRPEIKINESVSLKLTGGTALLRSFNENERKIKSIFKMKKGEDPRFSSTFYVAVALRWNLP
- a CDS encoding CPCC family cysteine-rich protein, which produces MDEPNNNLSVQCYCCGYFTLKERGNYNICKACFWEDDGCFDLKKISHPNHMTLEKGRENFIKFGACEERFVKNVVKNPENKIHKKTN
- the thiL gene encoding thiamine-phosphate kinase; the encoded protein is MFEDKEPELTPISKLGEFGLIKHLTEFFPLSNESSELGVGDDAAVINPGNKKVVLTTDVLAEGVHFNLGYVPLKHLGYKAVVVNLSDIAAMNATPTQILVSLAVSNRFPVEALEELYAGIQAACGRYKVDLIGGDTTSSNAGLVMSITAVGIEDEENIVKRSGAKPNDLLVVSGDLGGAYMGLQILEREHAVFLADPNMQPEMEGFDYILERQLKPEARTDVKGILEQLDIKPTSMIDISDGLASEILHLSDQSKVGFRLYEEKIPMDNLTITTADDLNLNPVMTALSGGEDYELLFTISPNDFEKMRNHPDFSIIGHAVDKEEGNFMVARGSNQLVALTAQGWDAFLSNQQNG
- a CDS encoding NAD(P)/FAD-dependent oxidoreductase yields the protein MKQIIIIGGGAAGFFCAANLDEKKYKITILEQNSDVLQKVKISGGGRCNVSHACFDPKELVQFYPRGNKELLSVFTKFQPGDTMNWFEKRKVSLKIENDNRVFPESNSSQTIINTFLNEIQQKNVEVKTKCSVKDIIKKDDQYLVSTSSGDFLCDYVIYTTGSSPKSLKMLQNLGHKIIDLVPSLFTFNIKDDLLKDLLGTSFEMAETSIPKLKTEESGPLLITHWGLSGPAILKISAWEAINLAKVKYNFEVQVNFISKDINDAEELFQNFKQSNPKKLIGSSKIFEVTNRFWQRILEVSKVDLNKQIANISGKEIQMILENLCKKKFQVTGKSTYKDEFVTAGGVDLKEINFKNMSSKLLTNFYIAGEVLNIDAVTGGFNFQACWSEAWLIAQDLNNLN
- a CDS encoding energy transducer TonB, coding for MKKNLVLISFLGFTLAFSQVQEGIKASQSSRETYVPEADIQPSFPGGINEFRGKVAQKINIKKIKNATGKVNSTAKFAVNMQGNIESITVFGNNDDLNSEVENAIKSIKTKWKPATYKSHPVKYWFQLPFSAFID
- a CDS encoding DUF2306 domain-containing protein, whose product is MLSAKKNIQNISKILLIIGFGYFFWQMLKITLEYIPLDSNVSFLMIKQTEVVERPEYLYFFYSHVYTSIFVLLVGFLAILRKDFGLKNFHRNAGKIYIFLILIFAAPSGIYMGIFANGGFLSKISFVILGCLWWFTTLKAYQLARQKKFKEHKQWMWRSFALTISAITLRMWKVIIVYLFHPNPMDVYQIIAWLGWVPNIILIEYLIRKKHI
- a CDS encoding YARHG domain-containing protein encodes the protein MLDQNSELIDWENPRDFKEKYTDEETGKTETYTQSKNRVASDAVFKINASKQKLSEKDIKNLRKLDMEIIKNSVFARHGYSFKKQTYRNFFEQTDWYIPVSNNVDSELSPMEKENVALLNRFIKYAEDKYDSFGR
- a CDS encoding DUF2809 domain-containing protein encodes the protein MKFKFNLKYFFLTLLIFLVEVLIATVLKDQFFIRAYLGDVIVVMLLYTLVKSFFITNNTKLILGIFAFSCLIEFAQFFNIADKLGFQPGSLMYIVIGNSFSWIDIICYGVGCLILYLLVKIKFYQNESSKSV
- a CDS encoding thioredoxin family protein: MKNFKILTTAAIVVLGLLSFTKINSDKNENPKREISSSKGYEVGDEAADFKLKNVDGKMVSLSDFKKVKGFIVVFTCNHCPYAKKYEDRIVALDKKYKSQGYPVIAINPNDPNVQPEDDYQQMITRAKEKGFTFPYLVDEGQKIYPQYGATKTPHVFILQKENGKNIVKYIGAVDNNYEDPNDVSERYVEDAVDALIKNQTIKMNKTVAIGCTIKVKK
- a CDS encoding TlpA family protein disulfide reductase — protein: MKKFSSLIALIFSMSFYFSQEQIIINDIPMIKYEQLENKIKKEKDVVLVINFWSTTCAPCVKELPDFMEVNEKFKGNPKYKMLLVSLDRAKDKERVIEFIKKKNLTAEVVLLDDIKRMNTWIPRFEKNWDGNIPVTIFYKNGEKVHFNDGEMSKEELENTIVKNLN
- a CDS encoding energy transducer TonB, translated to MKKAIFLLGLSLGTFIYAQETANKNTIENNISEIPNYSELVKKKINLKDVVTSADKAPEFPGGFEVFKQKYFEGMPTVNLKQNQKLDTRIYFVVEKDGYVRNIAAIGSDKKHVEAAELGVKRIFTRWKPAMIGDKPVRYLYTFPLSSRKF